The genomic stretch AGTCGGGCTGTGTGTGCGGCACGGTGGTGCGCGTCCCCGTCGTCCCCGTACCGAATCCGCCCCCGCCGAACCCGCGGGCGCCCGGCAGCCCGCCGGCGGACGCGCCCGAGCCGCACGCCGCGCCGCCGGTGCTGCGCCCGGCCTTCCGCCCGGTCACCATCCGTACGGCCCGCGACTGTGTCACCGCCGCCGCCCAGTACCTGAAGTGGCTCGGCTTCACCGACGTCACGGCGGCGCAGGAGCGCAGCGCGTCCGGCGTGGACCTGCGCGGCACCGGCGTGGTGGCCCAGGTGGACCCGACGACCCGGGCGACCAAGCTGCGGGAGATCGAATGCCTGTGGCTCAACGGACTCAGTGATTCCGCGATCGCGGTCTGCTTCTCCCTGGCGGGCTACTCCCGCGACGCCCGCGCCCGCGCCGACGCCCTGCACCTCCCGCTGTTCGTCATGGACCTCACCGGCACCCCGCAGCCGGTCAACGACCCGGCCGACGAGCTGATCAGGGACGGCGCCACGGGGCGGTAGGGACGGCGGCGAGGCCGTCGGCGGGGGCGGCGGCCGGCCGGGCGGGCCCGGCTGGTTAGGGTCGGTGGGTTCCCGACCAGCGTACGGAGAGGCTCGATGACGGCCAGGAACAGCGCGGACGCGCTGCTGCAACTGCGCGGGGTCAGCCGGCGCTACGGCGACCGGCAGGCCCTGCACCCGATCGACCACGACCTGGCCGCGGGCCGCTGCACCGCGCTGTTCGGGCACAACGGGTCCGGCAAGTCCACCCTGCTGCGGATCGCGTGCGGCCGGGACGCGCCGACCGGCGGCCGGGCGCTGTTCGCGGGCCGTACGGTCGCCGAGGACGACCCGGAGGTACGGGCGCGGGTCGCGGTCGTCGGCGACAGCGTGGCCTGCTATCCGGACCTCACCGTCCGCGAACACCTCGAACTCGTCACGGTCGCGCACGCGGTGGACGACGCCCCGGCCTGGATCGACCAGGTGCTCGCCGACCGGCGGCTGGCCGACCACGCCGACGCGCTGCCCAACGCGCTCTCCTCCGGCCAGTTGCAGTCGCTGCTGCTGGCCGCCGCACTGGTCCGGCCGCGCGACCTGCTCGTCCTGGACGAGCCGGAACAGCGGCTCGACCCCGACGCCCGCGCGCGCCTGGCCGCCCTCCTGGTCGCCGAGAAGGAGGGCGGCGTGGCCGTCCTGCTCGCCACGCACCAGGCCGAGCTGGCCGAGGAGGTCGCGGACCACATGATCGCGCTGGAGGACGGCCGGGTGATCGAGCAGGGCGCTCCGGCGGAGGTGCTGCGGAAGCTGGGTGTGCGCTCATGACGGCGCGCGCTACGGACACGGAGCCGCGCGCGGCGGAGGAGGAGACCGCCGGCCCGGCCGTCTGGAACGAGCAGGAGGACGACCGCACCGCCGAGACGCTGCGCTGGCTGCGCACGAAGCGTCGCGCGCACCAGCGCCGGCGCCGCCGCGACCGTGCCGTCCTCGCGTACTGCGTGGTGCTCGCCGCCCTCGGCTACGGCGGCGGCTACACCCTTCGCTTCCTGCGGTCGCTGGAGCTCGGCGCGGACCACGGCACCCTCGGCGCGGACCTCCGGCGCACCCTGCCGGCCGCCTTCGTCGCCGTGGCCCTCGCGCTGGCCGTGCTCGCCGCCCGCGACGCGCTGTGGCGCGGGCCGGTGGTCGTGTCCGGACCGTCCGCGGGCTGGCTGCTGGCCCAGCCCGTACGGCGCGGCGCGGTGCTGCGGCCCGCCTTCCGCCTGTCCGCCCTGCTGGCGACGGCCGCCGGGGCGCTCGCCGCGTCGGCCGCGGCCGTCGTCCTGCACGTCACCGGCCTGGCGTCCTTCGGCGGCGCGCTGGCCGCCGTGCTCCCGGCCGGGGTCTGCCTGCCGCTGCTGGCCGTGTCGCTGGGCATGGCGGTCGAGCGCAGGCCGCGACCGGCCCGTCTCGTACGGCGGCTGACCGCGCCCGCCGCCCTGCTCCTGGCGCTCGCGGCCGGCCAGGCGGCGCTGGCCTTCGGCGGCCGTCGCTGGGCGCCTCTGGAATGGGCCGAACTGTGGTCCGGCCCGTGGGGCTGGGCAGCGCAGCCGGTGGTGGCGGTCACCGGCGGCCCGGCCCCGGGCTGGCCGGTCGCGCTCGTACTCCTCGCGGCTGTCACCGCCGCCGCTGCCGGGTACGCGCACCGGGACGCCGCGCACGTGCCCAACGCCCAGCTGCGCGGCCGCGCGGCAACGGCCTCGGCCGTCACGTCCGGCGTGTTCGCCCTGGAACTGCGGGCCGCGAAGCTGGCCGTCCTGGAAGCGGGCGGTGACGCGCCCAAGCGCCGGGTCCGGCTCCCGGCGCCCCCGCACCGGTACCTGATCGTGGTGTGGCGCGATCTGCTGGCCCTGCTGCGCATGCCGGGGCGGCTGGGGCGGGCGGTCGCCTGGACGGCCGCCGCGGGCGCGGCGGTGGGCCTCGGTGCCGGGCCGGTCGCCGAGCGGCGCGTGCTCGGCCTGGCCGTGGGGCTGCTGTGCGGGTACGCCGCGGTCGGCGCCCTCGCCGAACCGGCCCGCCTGGAGACGGACGACGCGCGGCGGGCGGCCTGGTCACCGTTCCGGCTGCGGACGCTGATGCTGCACCATGCCGTCGTGCCGGGCGTGCTCGGCGCGCTGCTGGGTCTGCTGGCGGCCGTACCGTACGCGCTCGCCGGCGCGGGATGGGCCCTGCTGATGATGCCGCTGTGCGCGGGGCCGTTCGCCGCGGCGGCGGTCTTCGGCGCCTGCCGCGGCCCGGCCCGCACGGACCTGCTGTTCGCCGGGGGTGCCACCCCGATGGGCGGCCCGGGCCCGTTCCTCTTCGCCGCCTGGTACGCCGCCGGGCCCCTGGTCTCGGTCACCGGACTCGCCCTCGCCCTGAACGCGGCCCTCGCCCACGGACCGGACGCGCGGTCGGCGCTGCACGTCGCCGTCGTGGCCGTACTGCTGACGGCCGGTCTGCTGTTCTTCGCGGCCCGCTCGGCGGACCGGCTCGTACGGCACTGAGCCGTCCGGCCGGGGCTCGCCGGCCGGGGAAGGAAACGACCGCTCCGGCGGTTGTGTCCGGCTGTGACAGCCGACCGCACGCGCGAGGAGCCGGGGGCCCGTATGAAGGTGATCGTCATCGGAGCGAGCGGGGTCATCGGCAGCGCGGTCGCCGACGAGCTGGAGGGGCGCGGGCACACGGTCGTCCGAGCCGCGCGGCGCGGACCGGTGCGGGTGGACATGGAGGATCCGGCGTCCGTGGACGCGCTGTTCGAGAACCCGGCCGTGCGGGGCGCGGACGCGGTGGTCTGCTGCGCGGCGAGCGGCCGGCTCGTCCCGCTGGACGAGCCCTCCGACGCCGAGTTCACCCGTGGCCTGCACGGCAAGCTGCTCGGGCAGGTGCAGCTGACCCGGCGCGCGCTGCACCACCTTCAGGACGGCGGGGCCGTCGTGCTCACCGGCGGACGGTTCGACGAGCCCACGCCGGGCGGCGCGTTCACCGCGCTGGTGAACTCGGGGCTGGACGCCTTCGCACAGGCCGCGGCGCCTGAGATGCCCCGTGGGCTGCGGCTGACCGCCATCAGCCCCGGCTGGGTCGGCGAGACCCTGGAGCGGCTGGGCACGGACCCGTCCGCGGGTATCCCGGCCGCCGAACTGGCCCGTACGTACGCGGACGCCGTGGAGGGACGTACCGCCTGACCCGGCGCCGGACCCGGGAAAACCGGCTGCCCTCCGCCGCGCGACCTGCGACGGTGCTGCCATGAAGGCATCCGGCACCCGCCCCGACCCCGTCATCCGTCCGGCCGCCCCCGGCGACCTCCCCGCGCTGCGCGACATCGAGCGCGCGGCCGGGGAGTCGTTCCGCGCCCTGGGCATGGACCTGATCGCGGACGACGAACCGCCGTCGCTGACAGAACTGACTCACCATCAGCGGGCCGGACGGGCGCTGGTCGCCGAGGACGGCTCGGCGGACGGCGCGCCGCTCGCGTATCTGCTGTGGGAGCCGGTCGACGGCTGCGCCCACATCGAACAGGTCTCGGTCCACCCGGACGGTGCCCGCCGCGGCCTCGGCCGGGCGCTCATCGAGCGGGCGTGGCGGGACAGCGGGCTCCCGGCGCTGACCCTGACCACGTTCGCGGACGTGCCGTGGAACGCCCCGTACTACGCCCGCCTCGGCTTCCGTGTCCTCGGCGGGGCCGAACTGACCCCGGGGCTGCGGGCGGTCCGCCGACGGGAGGGTGAGCTGGGGCTGGACCGGTGGACGCGGGTGTGTATGCGCCGGGACGCCGGCCTGGCGGGGTGACCTCCGGACAGGCCCGCTTGCCGGTGCTCCGGGTGCCGGGGACCATCGCCGGATGAAGCCACCGATGAATCCGCCGCAGCCGGCCTCCCGGCGCCCGTCCGGCCCGTTCGCCGTCGGCCGGACGTGCGCGCCGCCCGCTCCCCTGTCCCCCGCCCGGCGCGTCCTCGCCCTGGCCGCGTCCGCCGCCGTCGTCGTCCTCGTGCCGCTGCTCGGTACGGGGCTCGTGGTCGACGAGTCGTACGAGGTCCGATTACCCGGGGACGGGGCCACCGCGCTGCTGCGCGCGGTGCTGCTGGCCGCGCTGTGCGTGCACCTCGGGGAGTTGGCGGGGGTGCGGCTGGCGCGGCGGGTGGCCGGGGCTCCGGCGGGGCTGCCGCGGCCGTGGGCGGTGCGGGCCGCGTGGGCGGGGGTGGCGGCGGCGGTGGGGCAGTTGCTGCTGGTGGCGGGGAGCGGCTCGCCGGTGGCGGGGCTGTCCGGGCCCGCCCTCGTCGAGGCGTACGGCACCCGGCCCGGCCTGCTCGCGCTGCTGGAGGCCAACGCGTTCCTGCTGGCCGCCCTGTGCGCCGCTTCCGGACGCCCGGGGTGGGCGGCCGTCCCGCTGGCGGCCATCGTGTTCGGCGAGGCGCTGCGGGCCCATCCCGAGCCGTACACCCCGGAGACCGGTACGGCTCTGACCCTCGTGCACCTGACGGCGACCGCGCTGTGGACCGGCGGGCTGCTGTACGTGCTGCGGACGCGGTGGCGGTGGCGGCACGACGCGGCGGCCGGCCGGGAGTTGCTGACGCGGTACGCGCGGCCGGCGGCGCTGCTGTTCGCCGCGATCACCGCGACCGGCGTGTGCAGCACGCTGCGCCGGCTGCCGCTCGCGGAGACGCTCGCCACGGGGTACGGGCGGGTGCTGCTGGCCAAGCTGGTGCTCGTCCTGCTCGTGAGCGGGCTGGCGCTGGCCGCGCGCGGACGGCTGCGGCGGGAGGCGGCCGTGCCGGGCGCGGCCACCCGGCCGGCCCGCGCGGAGCTGGTGGCGCTGGCGGCGGTGGTACTGGTCTCCGCCGTGCTGACCGCCGTACCGCTGCCGCCCGCGCCGGTCTGAGCGGCTGCGGGCGGTGCCGGGCGGAGCCCCGGTGCGGCGGCCGGGCCCGGGGCCGGACCGGACAGCGCGCCATAATGCCTGCATGTTCGATGCCAAGCGGCTGCGGGCCGTGTGTCTGGACTTCAACGGAGCGGTCGAGGAGTTCCCGTTTCCCCGGCACCCGGAGGTGTCCACGTTCAAGGTCGGCGGAAAGATCTTCGCGCTGACCACCCTGGACGCCGTGCCGCTGACCGTGAGCCTGAAGTGCGACCCGGAGCTGGCCGAGCGGCTGCGCGCCGCGCACCCCGAGATCGTGCCGGGTCACCACCTCAACAAGCGGCACTGGAACACGGTCACGCTGACGGGGGCGCTGGACGACCGGCTCGTCCTCGACATGATCGAGGATTCGTACGACCTGATCGTGGCGCGGCTGCCGCGCGCCCGGCAGCTGGCGCTGGACTGGCCGGGCCACGCCTGATCCCCGTCCCCCGGTGGTGCGCGGCCCGGCCGTACCGCGGCTGACGGCCCGTTACGTCTGGGCGGCCTCGACCGGCCCCGCGGCGCCCGCGCCCGTCGGGCGTACCGGCGCCGCCGTCGCCTCCGCCTCCGCCGCCAGCCGCGCCGCCAGCCGTTCCCGCAGCTCGATCTTGCGGACCTTGCCGCTGACGGTCATCGGGAAGGCGTCGAGGACGTGGACGTAGCGCGGGACCTTGTAGTGCGCCAGCCGCGAGCGGCAGAAGCGGGCCAGCTCGTCGCGGGTGAGGCCGGCCGCGGGGTCGCGCAGGATGACGCAGGCGGCGATCTCCTCGCCGTACTTGGCGTCCGGCACGCCGACCACCTGCACGTCCGCGATCTTCGGGTGGGTGTAGAGGAACTCCTCGATCTCGCGCGGGTAGACGTTCTCCCCGCCCCGGATGATCATGTCCTTGATGCGGCCGACGATCCGCAGATAGCCGTCGTCGTTCATCACCGCGAGGTCGCCGGTGTGCATCCAGCGCTCCGCGTCGATCGCCTCGTCGGTGCGCTCCGGCTCCTCCCAGTAGCCCAGCATCACGCTGTAGCCGCGGGTGCACAGCTCACCCGGCTCGCCGCGCGGCACGGTCGCGCCGGTCGCCGGGTCCACCACCTTGACCTCGATGTGCGGCAGCACCCGGCCCACCGTGCCGGTGCGGTGCGCCAGGTCGTCGTCGCGCCGGGTCTGGGTGGAGACCGGCGAGGTCTCGGTCATGCCGTAGCAGATGGAGACCTCGGCCATGTGCATCTCGGAGACGACCCGCCGCATCACCTCCTCGGGGCACGGCGAGCCCGCCATGATCCCGGTGCGCAGCGACGACAGGTCGAACGTGGCGAAGTCCGGGTGGTCCAGTTCGGCGATGAACATGGTCGGCACGCCGTACAGGGACGTGCAGCGCTCCTGCTCGACGGCGCGCAGGGTGGCCGCCGCGTCGAAGGCGGGCGCCGGGATGACGATGCACGCGCCGTGCGAGGTGGCCCCCAGATTGCCCATCACCATGCCGAAGCAGTGGTAGAAGGGCACCGGCAGACAGACCCGGTCGTGTTCCGTGTAGCCGACCGTCTCGCCCACCCAGAAGCCGTTGTTGAGGATGTTGTGGTGGGAGAGGGTGGCGCCTTTCGGGAAACCGGTGGTGCCGGAGGTGTACTGGATGTTGACCGGGTCGTGCGGCGACAGTTCCTTCGCGCAGGCCGCCAGCCGCTCGTGCGGCACCCCGGCGCCCGCCGCCAGCAGCCCGTCCCAGGTCGGGTCGTCGATGTAGACCACGTCGCGCAGCGCCCGGCTCTCGGCCCGCACCTGCTCGATCATCCGCCGGTAGTCGCTGGACTTGTGGGCGACGGCGGAGACCAGGACGCTCATCCCGGCCTGCTTGAGCACATACGCCAATTCGTGGACACGGTAGGCCGGATTGATGTTGACCATGATGGCGCCGATGCGGGCGGTGGCGTACTGCACCAGCACCCACTCGGGGCAGTTGGGCGCCCAGATGCCGACCCGGTCGCCCTTGCGCACGCCCTTGGCCAGCAGGCCGAGCGCCACCTCGTCCACCGCCCGCCCCAGCTCCGCGTACGTCCAGCGGCGGCCGCCCGCCACGTCCACCAGCGCCTCGCGGTCCCCGAAGCGGCTGATCGCGCGCTCCAGGTCGGCGCCGATGGTGCGGTCGAGCAGCGGCCGGCCGCTGTCGCCCCGGGCGTACGCCGGCTGGCGACCCGCCGCACCGCTCTCCCGGGGTCCCGGCGGGTGGCCCGGTGGCCTGCTCATGTCGGTCATCGGTGGTCTTCCTCTCGGTACTCGGCGGCGCCCCCGCCCTCCTCGGCGGTGCGCTCGCGCAGTTCCACGCGACGGATCTTGCCCGAGACCGTCTTGGGCAGGTCCGCGAACTCCAGCCGCCGTACGCGCTTGTACGGGGCGAGCACCGCCCGGGAGTGGGCGAAGAGCACCGCCGCGGTCTCGGGTCCAGGTTCCCAGCCGGCCGCCAGCACCACGTACGCCTTGGGCACGGCCAGCCGGACGGGGTCGGGCGCGGGCACCACGGCGGCCTCGGCCACCGCTTCGTGCTCCAGGAGTGCGCTCTCCAGCTCGAAGGGTGAAATCTTGTAATCAGATGCCTTGAACACGTCGTCGGCCCGTCCCACGTACGTGATGTAGCCGTCCGCGTCGCGGGAGCCGATGTCGCCGGTGCGGTAGTAGCCGCCGGCCATCGCCTCGGCGGTGCGGTCCGGGTCGCCGTGGTAGCCGGTGGTCAGGCCGACCGGGCGGGCCGACAGGTCGAGGGCGATCTCGCCCTCGTCGGCGGGCTCGCCGGTGACCGGGTCCAGCAGCACGACCTCGAAGCCGGGCAGGGGGCGGCCCATGGAGCCCGGTTTGAGGGGCTGTCCCGGGGTGTTGGCGACCTGGACGGCGGTCTCGGTCTGCCCGAAGCCGTCGCGGATGGTGACGCCCCACACCTCCCGCACCCGCTCGATGATCTCCGGGTTGAGCGGCTCTCCGGCCGCGACGATCTCCCGCGGCGGGTTCTTCAGCGCCGTCAGATCGGCCTGGATGAGCATCCGCCAGACGGTGGGCGGCGCGCAGAAGCTGGTGACGCCCGCGCGGTCCATCTCGGCCATCAGCCGGGCCGCGTCGAAGCGGGTGTAGTTGTGGATGAAGACGGTGGCCTCGGCGTTCCAGGGCGCGAAGAGGTTGGACCAGGCGTGCTTGGCCCAGCCCGGCGAGGAGATGTTCAGGTGGACGTCGCCGGGTTTCAGGCCGATCCAGTACATCGTCGCCAAGTGGCCGACGGGGTACGAGGTGTGGGTGTGCTCGACCAGCTTGGGGCGGGCCGTGGTGCCGGAGGTGAAGTAGAGCATCAGGGTGTCGTCGGCGTGGGTGGGGCCCGTGGGCTCGTACGTCTCGGCGGCGGAGTACGCGTCCTCGTAGGCGAGCCAGCCCGCCGCCGCGGCCTCCGCGCCGCCGCCGACCGCGATCCGGGTGTAGTCGCCGGGCACGTCGGCGAACTTGCCGATGTCGGCGCCCCGTACGAGCACGTGCCGGGCCCGGCCGCGCCCGACGCGGTCGGCGAGGTCGAGCGGGCCGAGCAGCGGGGTGGCGGGGATGACCACGGCGCGCAGCTTCATCGCGGCGAGGGCGGTCTCCCACAGCTCGATCTGGTTGCCGAGCATGACCACGATCCGGTCGTCGGCGCGTACGCCCTGCGCGGCCAGCCAGTTCGCGGCCTGGTTCGAGCGGCGGCGCAGCTCGTCGAAGGTGCGGCGGGTGTGGGTGCCGTCCTCCTCGACGATGTGCAGGGCGGTGCGGCCGTTGCCGTCGGCGATGCGGTCGAACCAGTCCAGCGCCCAGTTGAAGTACGCGGGGCGGGGCCAGGTGAAGCCCTCGCGCGCGCCGTCGTAGTCCTCGCGGTGGCGCAGGAGGAAGTCCCGGGCCGCGCGGAACGCGGCGGTCGGGCCGGTGCCGGTGGCGTCGGCACCCGTTACGGCGCCCGAGGGATCCGCCGCACCCGCCACCCCCGCAACGGGCACAACCCCGCCCTTATCACCCGTACCACCCATCACACCGGTCTCTTCCGTGTCCGCCATGTGTCCTCCTCATTGCCGCACCGCCTACCGCCATCGTGTAATCAGTGACGCAGGTCTCACCACCCCCGAACGGGGGGAAGCGGAGGTTTCGGCGTGCGGGTCGAGTCAGAGTCCGGCGGGTCCGTGGACATACGGGCGGCGCTGTCGCGGCTGCGGCGGGCGAGTGGGCTGCCGGTGGCGTTCGGCGGGCTGCGGTCCGGCACCGGCCGCTACCGCATCGGCGAGCTGGCGGGCACCAGGTCCGCCGTGCTGCACGGGCTCGCCATCCGGCACGGCAACGGCCTCGGCGGCAAGGCCGCGGCGCTCACCCGGCCCTTCGCGGTGACCGACTACCGCTCCTCCCCCGTGATCAGCCACGAGTACGACGCGGCCGTGGCGGCCGAGGGCCTGTGTTCCGTGCTCGCGGTGCCGGTCGTGGTGCGCCGCCGGGTGCGCGGCGTCCTGTACGGGGCACTGCGGCACCCCGTACAGCTCGGCGACCGCTCGCTGTCCGCCGCCATGGCGGTCGCCCGGGAACTGGAACAGGCCCTGCTGCTCCAGGACGAGGCCCAGCGGCTGCTGTCGGTCGCCCGGCAGCCGGCCGCCGCCGACCCGGCGGTGTGGGAGGAAGTGCGGGAGGCGCACGGCGAGCTGCGCGCGCTGGCCCAGCGCATCGCGGACCCGGCCCTGCGCCGGGAGCTGCTAGCGGCCTGCGGACGGCTGGCGGCGGCGTCCTCCCCCGGCCACGGCACGCAGGACACGGTCCCGCTGGCACCGCGCGAGGTGGACGTCCTGGCGTGCGTGGCCACCGGCGCGACCAACGCGGTGGCGGCGGAGCGGCTGGGTCTGCGCCCGGAGACGGTCAAGAGCTATCTGCGCTCGGCCATGCGCAAACTGGGCGTGCACTCCCGCCTTCAGGCGGTGGTGGCGGCGCGGCGGGCGGGGGTGCTGCCGTAGCCCTTCCGCCGAACGCGGCGCGGGTCCGGCCGGGTGTCCGGCCGGACCCGCGCGTGGCGCGTGGTGTCACGTGTGATGCGGCTGGTAGTAGCGCCCGAGCTGTTCGTGGTAATCGGGGTTGCCGAGGTGCTTTTCCTTGTCGAACTCCGGCGAGTTCTTGATCTCTTCCTTGGTGCGGGAGACGAAGATCTTGCGTTCGGCGTTGTCCACCGACGCGATGACACCGGCCGGCAGCAGGACGCTCTTGCCGAAGATCCATACGCCGGTGTCCACCACGATCCAGGCGGCGCCCACCTCGTCGGAGTGCTTGTCGACCTTGCCGATGCTGCCGTCCGTGGCCTCGACCTTGTACCCGACGAGGTCCGTGCCCGCCGTGTGCCCGGCGGAGGCGGGGTAGCCCCAGATGTCGGTCATGGAGAGCTCCTTCGCACGTTCGGGAGTCGCAACACGGCGCCGGGTGCCCGGGGGCACGGCGGGCAAACGGCGGCGCGGCGCGGTGCCGTGACTTCCGGCCACCGCGCCGCGCCGCCGTTTCCGGCCGCCCCGCCTACTTGTCGGCGGTCAGCTTCCCGGCCGAGCCCCAGCTGTCGGTGGGCACCTCGTGGATCCACACCTGCACGCTCTCGGCGGGTACGTGCAGCGTGTCCACGAACGCGTCGGTGATCTGCCGGACCAGCTCGCGCTTGAGCTCGGTGCTGCGCGGGCCCTGCTGAACGGTGACGACGGGCATGGCGGAACTCCCCTCACGGCGGCGGCCGCCCGGCCTTTCCGGGCGGCTCTTCCGCAGGTCCCCAGTTCATCCGGAGCGGGCCCCGCGACCAAGAAGCAGTCCGCGCTCGCTGCGATCACGGATCGAGATCGTGTGCGGCGGCCGCACACGCCGCGAGCAGCGCGTCGAGGCACGCGGGCGGCGCGGTGCGGTGCACGGCCAGCGAGGTGGTGAGCGTGAGGGGCGTACGGAAGGGGCGGAAGGCGACGCGCGGGGTGCGCAGTTGGCGGGCGTGCGCGGCGTACACCACGGTCCAGGACGGGTCGGCGGGCCCGGCGGCACCGATCGCGGCCAGGCTGTCCTGGAGCGAGCCGCCCGGCGGGCCCGGTACCGGCACGGGCTCGAAGCCCGCTTCGTGGCAGGCGGACAGGACGCGGTCGACGAGGGCCGGATTGGTGCGGCGGGCGGTCAGGCGCAGCGGTACGGCGGCCAGCTCGGCCAGGTCCACGCCCTCGCCCTCCCCCGGCCCGGGGGCCGCGAGGGGGTGCGCGGCGGGCAGGACGGCGACGAGCGGGTCCGGCCACAGCGGTACGTGGCGGAGCGCGCCGCCGGTACCGCCGCTGTCCGTGCCGACGCTGTCCGTGTCCCGTACGAACGCGGCGTCCAGCTCGCCCTTGGCCACCCGGTCCAGGCGTTCGCGCGTCGGCGCGGAGACCAGGTGGACACCGAGGCCGGGGGCGGTACGGGACAGGGCGTCCAGGACCCGGTCCAGGTGGTCGCCCAGGCCCGCGCTCGTCCCGAGCCGCAGGGCTCCGCGCCGCGTGCCGATCAGCTCGGCGACGACGGCGAGCGCGCGTTCCTCCGCGGCGAGCAGGGCCCGTGCCTCGGGCAGGAACCGTTCTCCGGCGGCGGTGAGCCGTACCTGCCGGGCCGACCGGTCGAACAGGTCCGCGCCCACCTCCCGCTCCAGCCGCCGCACCTGCTGGCTGACCGCCGACTGCACGATGTGCAGCCGCTCGGCGGCCCGCCCGAAGTGCAGTTCCTGCGCGACCGCGACGAAATACCGCACCTGCCGCAGCTCCACGCCGCCCTCCCCCGTCCGTCCGTACGGGGTCATTCTCGCGGAACGCGGAGGCCGGAAGCCGACCGCCCCTCAGGGGCCCTCCCGGCGGTTCAGTGGCCCTCCGGGCGGTCGGCTCAGTAGTCCTCGCCCGTGAACGGCAGGTGCTCCGTCTCCAGCGCGGCGTCCAGCAGCCGGGCCGCGCCGGGCGTGCGCTCCTCCACCAGCCCGGCCCGCACCAGCCGCCGCAGCGGGGTGCCGCCCAGGTAGCAGGACGCCAGGTCCCGTACGTCCAGGGCCAGGTCGGCCGGGGCGCCGGCGGGCTCGTACGTGGCGCCGGACGGGTCCGCGGTCAGCCGGAAGCGGCCGGCGTTGGCGGGCAGCGTGGCGTCGCGCACCTCCAGCACCAGGTCGGCGGGCGCCGCCCAGGAGCGGGCGGTCAGCGCCTCCGCCACGTCCACCAGCCGCAGCCACAGCGCGGGCCACTGGCCGGTGACGCGCACCTGGTCGCGGTCGGCGGCGAACAGCAGCAGCGGGTCGTCGGCGGCCACCCAGGCGCGCACCTTGCGCGTCAGGTCGATGGAGGCGAGGTACGTCCAGAGGGCCGCGGCGGCGGGCGCGTCGGCCGCCTCCATCTCCTGGACGGTGACGGCGCCCTTCTCCCCCACCCGGTAGATGACGTATCCGGCGGCGGGCGCGCCCTTGTCGCCGAGGACGACGATGCGCGCCGGGCCGTCGTCGTCATCGTCGTCCTCGTCCTGGGCGAGCACCGAGCGCCGCCACCACGCCTCGTCGCGGACGAGCAGTCCGGCGCGCCGCGCCCGGCTCGCCTGGTACAGCGGCGCGATCACCGGTACCGCGGCCTCGGGCGCGAGCAGCCGCAGCGGGCGCCGGTCGGGCGTGATGCGCAGGTCCAGGGGGCGGCTGGAGTCGATCTCGACGGCGTACGCCTCGGTGGCCGGGCCGAAGCCGAAGCGGCCGTAGATCGCGTCCTCCGACGCCCACAGGCAGGCCAGCGGGCGGCGGCCGGCGGCGCACCGGCGCCACAGCTCGTCCAGCATGCCGGTGAGCACACCGCGCCGCCGGTGGGTGGGCGCGACGGAGACGAAGTCCAGTTCGGCGGCGGGCAGTTCGCCGCCCGGTACGGAAAGGCCCAGACGGTGCGCCGCCGTGAAGCCGACGATCTCCTCGCCGTCGTACGCGCCCACCCGTTCGCAGTCCAGCAGCATTTCGCGCTGGCGCTTACGGGCGGCGTCCCCGGTCTTCGCGTGGAAGGCCAGGTCGGCGAGTTCCAGGGCCCGGTCGAGGTGTGCTTCGGGGATGTCCCGGATGTCCGTGGTCACCCCGCGACGCTAACCCGGGCCCCGCGCGCCGTCATCCGGTTTTCCGGGGCGGCCGGTCCCGGTAGCCGTCGCCGAAGTTCCCGGCGCAGTCCTCCTCGCCGCCGTCCGGGTGGTTCAGGACGGTCCAGCTCACGGCCGACACCGCGGGCTCCAGCGAGAGCCTGCTGACGGCCTCTTCGAGCAGGCTGTCGTCGCGCCGCTCGGTGGTCAGC from Streptomyces albofaciens JCM 4342 encodes the following:
- a CDS encoding GNAT family N-acetyltransferase, which gives rise to MTTDIRDIPEAHLDRALELADLAFHAKTGDAARKRQREMLLDCERVGAYDGEEIVGFTAAHRLGLSVPGGELPAAELDFVSVAPTHRRRGVLTGMLDELWRRCAAGRRPLACLWASEDAIYGRFGFGPATEAYAVEIDSSRPLDLRITPDRRPLRLLAPEAAVPVIAPLYQASRARRAGLLVRDEAWWRRSVLAQDEDDDDDDGPARIVVLGDKGAPAAGYVIYRVGEKGAVTVQEMEAADAPAAAALWTYLASIDLTRKVRAWVAADDPLLLFAADRDQVRVTGQWPALWLRLVDVAEALTARSWAAPADLVLEVRDATLPANAGRFRLTADPSGATYEPAGAPADLALDVRDLASCYLGGTPLRRLVRAGLVEERTPGAARLLDAALETEHLPFTGEDY